The Winslowiella toletana region TTTTACCATCGGCAGGAATTCAATCGCCTTGGGATCGGCAATCGTTGGATCATTTAGCACAAAGCGTAAGCGGGTAATGCAGTGCGTGACGGCGGCGATATTGGCTTTACCGCCAACCAGCGCAATCAGGCGATCTATATCCTGGGGATTGGATTTTTTCATTATGTTTTCCTGCCAGTTTCACGGAAGAGACAAGGGCAATCTGGAGCAGCGTGAAGATATCGGGTTCCGCGGGATAACATAAGTGGGAACGTTCCCATTTATGATTGCTGTCACAAAAAATCTGCGTTTTCCGGCTAAATTTACCGGACAGATCGCTACCGACGGCAGAGGTGGTACACTCAGCAAATTGGCTTTATGGCAGCGTTGCCCCGAACAAGGCTTACCTTTCAATACCATGCAATCATCTCAACCGCGTCTTACCATTAAAGATATCGCTCGTCTTAGCGGCGTCGGTAAATCTACCGTCTCCCGCGTGCTGAATAATGAAGGCAAGGTGAGCCAGCAAACCCGCGAGCGGGTAGAGGCGGTGATCCGCGAACAGGGTTTTATTCCGTCGAAATCTGCGCAGGCGATGCGCGGGCAGAGCGATAAAATCATCGGCATTATTGTTTCCCGTCTTGATTCCCCTTCGGAAAATCAGGCGGTACGGGCAATATTGCCGCTGCTGTATGAGCAGGGCTACGATTCCATTCTGATGGAGAGCTTATTAAACGCCGAGCTGGTAACGGAGCATTTGCGCGTGCTGCATCAGCGTAATGTCGATGGAGTCATTCTGTTTGGCTTTACCGGGCTGCACAGTGAGATGCTGCTGGAATGGCAAAGTAAAATGGTGGTGATGGTGCGTGAATACGCCGGATTATCCTCGGTATGCTTTGACGATGCCGGCGCGGTCAGCTTGCTGATGAAGCGATTGCACCAGCAGGGCCATCAGCAAATCAGCTATATTGGCGTGGACGAAAAAGACGAAACCACCGGACGTCTGCGCCATCAGGCATACCGCGATGCCTGCCAGCACTATAATCTGACGCCGCATGCGGCGCTGGGCGATCTCAGCTATCAGAGTGGCTTCAACCTGGCGGCGCAGGTGATTAAACCCGACACCAGCGCGCTGATTTGTGCCTCGGATACCATTGCGCTGGGGGCGATCAAATACGTGCAGCAGCATCCGCAGACGCGGTTAAAAATTTGCAGCATTGGTCATACTCCGCTGCTGAGCTTTCTGTTTCCCGATACCGTGTCGGTGGATTTAGGCTTCAGCGATGCCGGACAGGCAGCGGCGCAACAGCTGGTTGGATTGCTGAACGGGCAGTGCGAAATTCGCCAGCTGACGGTTCGCTGTCAACTTGATTGAGTCAGTGCAATGTAAAGCGCACAAAAGGTCAGTGCACTTTTTTCTGCTGCCGTTACAATAGTTTCTTTGCACAGCTCAGTTGAGGCTTCCATGTTTGAATTATTAAAAAGTCTGGCATTCGCTGTCATCATGGTGCCGGTAGTGATGGCTCTTATCCTCGGTGCGATTTATGGCCTGGGTGAAGTGTTTAACATCATCTCCAAAATTGGCCATCGTGACGACCAGCCAGCTAAAAACCGCCAGTAATCCTGTTTTCAACGCCTGACTCTGTCAGGCGTTCAGTTTTATCCCCCCCCCTCAATTTTCATCACCGTTTGCCGATAAACCACATGACAGCTTTTGAATTGTCGTTATATCATTAAATATATAACGTAACCTGGAGAGTGCTATGTCTGTTAAATTGAGCCGCTGGTTTACCGGCGCCGCGATAACGTTATCGCTGGCGGGCCACGCGGTGGCGGCTGACAATACCATTACCGTTTTTGCTGCGGCTTCGCTAACTAATGCGCTTGAGGATATTGCCACGCAGTATCAGCAGGGAAAGCCGGTTAAAATCGTCTCATCATTCGCCTCATCTTCGACGCTGGCGCGCCAGATTGAGCAGGGCGCGCCAGCGGATCTGTTTATCTCTGCCGACCAACAGTGGATGGACTATGCCATCGATAAACACAGCGTTGATAAGCAGACGCGTTACACGCTGCTGGGCAATGAACTGGTACTGATTGCCCCGACGGCCAGCCAGCCACAGCCGGTCGATATCAGTAAAACCACTGACTGGAAAAGCCTGCTGAAAGGTCAGCGGCTGGCGGTCGGCGACCCGGATCATGTGCCTGCCGGCATTTATGCTAAAGAGGCGTTACAAAACCTGGGTGCCTGGGAGACGCTTTCTCCGGTGATGGCGCGTGCCAACAATGTGCGTGCAGCGCTGGCGCTGGTCGAGCGCGACGAAACGCCTTACGGCATTGTGTATGGCTCCGATGCGGTTGCCAGTAAAAAAGTGAAGGTAGTCGGAATCTTCCCGGCTGACAGCCACAAGCCGGTGGAGTATCCGATGGCGATTGTCAGCCAGCATCCTTCCGCCGCCGTCAGTGCCTTCTTTCAATACCTGAAAAGCCCGGAAGCGGCGGTCATCTTTAAACGCTATGGATTTGCACCGCGGACATGATATTGAGTGATGCCGAATGGCAGGCGGTTGAACTGAGCCTGAAAGTCTCCACGCTGGCGGTAATCTGCAGCTTGCCGCTCGGCATCCTGATGGCGTGGATTCTGGTGCGCTGTCATTTCCCCGGTAAAGCGTTACTCGACAGCGTCATCCATCTGCCGCTGGTGCTGCCACCGGTCGTGGTCGGTTATCTGTTGCTGGTGGCGATGGGACGACGCGGCTTTATCGGCGAATGGTTATATAACTGGTTTGGCTTCAGTTTTGCCTTTAGCTGGCGCGGCGCAGCACTGGCTTCGGCGGTGGTGGCCTTTCCGCTGATGGTCCGCGCTATACGTCTGGCGCTGGAAGCGGTCGATACCCGTCTGGAACAGGCGGCGCGTACGCTGGGAGCCGGGCGCTGGCGGGTATTTTTCACCATAACCCTGCCATTGACGCTGCCGGGTATTATTGTTGGCACCGTGCTGGGTTTTGCCCGCTCACTGGGCGAATTCGGTGCCACCATTACCTTTGTGTCCAATATTCCGGGTGAAACGCGCACGATTCCACTGGCGATGTACACGCTGATTGAAACGCCGGGTGCTGAAGGCGCGGCGGCACGACTCTGCGTCATTGCTATCGTGCTGGCGCTGGCGTCGCTGCTGGTTTCCGAATGGTTGGCCCGCTGGGGCCGTAAACGGCTGGGGGCCTGATGCTGGAACTTAACTTCACTCAGCAGCTGGGTAACCATCAGCTGACGATAAACGAAAAACTGCCGGCGAAGGGCATCACCGCAATTTTCGGCGTATCCGGTGCGGGGAAAACCTCGCTGATCAACGCCATCAGCGGCTTAACCCAGCCGCAGCAAGGCTTTATCCGGCTTAATGGTCGGATGCTGAGCGACGCAAAAAACCGGATTAATTTACCGCCGGAAAAGCGTCGCGTCGGCTATGTATTTCAGGATGCGCGGTTGTTTCCACACTATCGGGTACGCGGTAATTTGCAGTACGGCATGGCGAAAAGCATGAAGCCGCAGTTTGACAGCCTGGTGCAGCTGTTGGGTATCGAACCGTTACTGGCGCGCTTTCCCTGGTCGCTATCCGGCGGCGAAAAACAGCGGGTGGCAATTGGGCGTGCGCTGCTGAGTGCGCCGGAAATTTTACTGCTGGATGAACCGCTGGCTTCGCTTGATATCCCGCGTAAACGTGAGCTGTTACCTTATTTGCAAAAGCTGGCGCAGCAGGTCGATATTCCGCTGCTGTATGTCTCGCACAGCCTGGATGAAATACTGCATCTGGCCGACAACGTGCTGGTGCTCGATCAGGGCAAAGTAAAAGCGTTTGGCGCGCTGGAACAGGTGTGGAGCAGCAGTGCGATGCGGCCTTGGCTGCCGCGTGCCGATCAGAGCAGCGTGCTGCGCGTGCAGGTGCAGGAACAGCACCCGCGCTATCAGATGACCGCGCTGTCGCTTGGCGATCAATCTATCTGGGTCAGTCGGCTGGAGCTGCCGCTGAAAACGCCGCTGCGCATCCGCATTCAGTCCGCTGATGTCTCGCTGGTATTGCAGCCGCCGCTTAACAGCACCATCCGAAAT contains the following coding sequences:
- the treR gene encoding trehalose operon repressor TreR, with amino-acid sequence MQSSQPRLTIKDIARLSGVGKSTVSRVLNNEGKVSQQTRERVEAVIREQGFIPSKSAQAMRGQSDKIIGIIVSRLDSPSENQAVRAILPLLYEQGYDSILMESLLNAELVTEHLRVLHQRNVDGVILFGFTGLHSEMLLEWQSKMVVMVREYAGLSSVCFDDAGAVSLLMKRLHQQGHQQISYIGVDEKDETTGRLRHQAYRDACQHYNLTPHAALGDLSYQSGFNLAAQVIKPDTSALICASDTIALGAIKYVQQHPQTRLKICSIGHTPLLSFLFPDTVSVDLGFSDAGQAAAQQLVGLLNGQCEIRQLTVRCQLD
- a CDS encoding AcrZ family multidrug efflux pump-associated protein, translating into MFELLKSLAFAVIMVPVVMALILGAIYGLGEVFNIISKIGHRDDQPAKNRQ
- the modA gene encoding molybdate ABC transporter substrate-binding protein; its protein translation is MSVKLSRWFTGAAITLSLAGHAVAADNTITVFAAASLTNALEDIATQYQQGKPVKIVSSFASSSTLARQIEQGAPADLFISADQQWMDYAIDKHSVDKQTRYTLLGNELVLIAPTASQPQPVDISKTTDWKSLLKGQRLAVGDPDHVPAGIYAKEALQNLGAWETLSPVMARANNVRAALALVERDETPYGIVYGSDAVASKKVKVVGIFPADSHKPVEYPMAIVSQHPSAAVSAFFQYLKSPEAAVIFKRYGFAPRT
- the modB gene encoding molybdate ABC transporter permease subunit, with the protein product MILSDAEWQAVELSLKVSTLAVICSLPLGILMAWILVRCHFPGKALLDSVIHLPLVLPPVVVGYLLLVAMGRRGFIGEWLYNWFGFSFAFSWRGAALASAVVAFPLMVRAIRLALEAVDTRLEQAARTLGAGRWRVFFTITLPLTLPGIIVGTVLGFARSLGEFGATITFVSNIPGETRTIPLAMYTLIETPGAEGAAARLCVIAIVLALASLLVSEWLARWGRKRLGA
- the modC gene encoding molybdenum ABC transporter ATP-binding protein ModC encodes the protein MLELNFTQQLGNHQLTINEKLPAKGITAIFGVSGAGKTSLINAISGLTQPQQGFIRLNGRMLSDAKNRINLPPEKRRVGYVFQDARLFPHYRVRGNLQYGMAKSMKPQFDSLVQLLGIEPLLARFPWSLSGGEKQRVAIGRALLSAPEILLLDEPLASLDIPRKRELLPYLQKLAQQVDIPLLYVSHSLDEILHLADNVLVLDQGKVKAFGALEQVWSSSAMRPWLPRADQSSVLRVQVQEQHPRYQMTALSLGDQSIWVSRLELPLKTPLRIRIQSADVSLVLQPPLNSTIRNVLPAKVTELLDIEGQVEVKLQIGNSELWARITPWARDELAIKPGMWLYAQIKSVSITP